The following are encoded together in the Pygocentrus nattereri isolate fPygNat1 chromosome 3, fPygNat1.pri, whole genome shotgun sequence genome:
- the utp11 gene encoding probable U3 small nucleolar RNA-associated protein 11 → MSSFRKALKSNQRDHKERSQPGFRKHLGLLEKKKDYKLRADDYHRKQKTLNALRKKAMCKNPDEFYFKMVHSQLQDGVHVIKDKQEEMTEEQKKIMRTQDIRYVEMKRVAEAKKIERLKSELHLLDADGKQNKHTFFVDTKKEVEDFDLATHLNTVPELVERAYNRPTLDTLVNKRVLGAVAPQKVKRLAKKRRRQYDELCQRIDREKKMFVITQKIQTRKDLQDKNKKVKVQKETTSAPAVYKFEAKRKR, encoded by the exons ATGTCTTCATTCAGAAAAGCTCTGAAATCCAATCAGCGGGATCACAAAGAGCGATCTCAG CCGGGATTCAGGAAGCATTTAGGACTCttggagaagaagaaggactACAAACTTCGCGCAGA TGACTACCATCGTAAACAGAAAACACTTAATGCCTTACGTAAGAAGGCGATGTGCAAGAACCCAGATGAATTCTACTTTAAAATGGTCCATTCTCAACTGCAG GATGGAGTCCATGTCATTAAAGATAAACAAGAAGAGATGACTGAGGAACAGAAGAAAATCATGAGGACTCAGGACATCAGATATGTGGAAATGAAAAGGGTGGCAGAGGCTAAG aaAATTGAAAGACTGAAGTCTGAGCTGCATCTTCTGGATGCAGAtggtaaacaaaataaacacacctTTTTTGTGGACACAAAAAAAGAAG TGGAGGATTTTGACCTGGCCACACACCTGAACACAGTGCCCGAGTTGGTGGAAAGAGCCTATAACAGGCCAACACTGGACACCCTGGTGAACAAGAGGGTTCTAGGAGCTGTGGCGCCACAGAAAGTAAAG AGACTGGCTAAGAAGCGGAGACGTCAGTATGATGAACTCTGTCAGCGTAttgacagagagaagaagatgTTTGTCATCACTCAGAAGATCCAGACTCGCAAAGACCTTCAA GACAAGAACAAGAAAGTGAAAGTCCAGAAGGAGACCACCTCTGCCCCTGCTGTCTATAAATTTGAGGccaagagaaaaagataa